In a single window of the Anaerocolumna cellulosilytica genome:
- a CDS encoding ISNCY family transposase, with protein MNEEKRYEVIKKLVDTNGNKKNAALKIGCTERHINRMIAGYKRDGKSFFIHGNRGRTPAHALSKETKQTVLDLYRSKYFDTNFTHCIELLEKYEGISISVSTLNSILEKEYILSPKATRSKKRKTKLKLKHLKTQTKSKKILAELQSNIVAIEDAHSRRPRCAYFGEMLQMDASIHLWFGDTKTQLHIAVDDATGTIVGAYFDEQETLKGYYNVFHQVLTEYGIPYLFFTDNRTVFEYKQKNAPSIEEDTYTQFAYACKQLGVEIKTSSIPQAKGRVERLFQTLQSRLPVELRLAGINTLSEANAFLNSYIKEYNAKFALETNLIKSVFEKQPVLEEINLVLSVLTERKIDNGHCLKFKNKYFKTLDKNGHQVHFYKGTKAMVIEAFDGNKYCCIDESIYALEAIPSHEKISKNFDLTLSQNKTIKRKIPGMHHPWRRQEFWRFVKMQEHHWNDEVPA; from the coding sequence ATGAATGAAGAAAAACGTTATGAAGTAATAAAGAAGTTAGTAGACACAAACGGAAATAAAAAGAATGCTGCCTTGAAGATCGGTTGCACCGAAAGACATATCAATAGAATGATTGCAGGATATAAACGTGATGGTAAATCCTTTTTTATACATGGAAACAGAGGTCGGACTCCTGCTCATGCTCTTTCAAAAGAAACCAAGCAAACTGTCCTAGATTTATATCGTAGTAAGTACTTCGATACGAATTTTACTCATTGTATCGAGCTTCTAGAGAAGTATGAGGGAATTTCTATTTCTGTATCTACATTGAACTCTATTTTAGAAAAAGAATATATTCTTTCTCCAAAAGCTACCCGATCAAAAAAAAGAAAAACCAAACTAAAACTTAAACATTTGAAAACACAAACTAAATCTAAAAAGATACTAGCAGAGTTGCAATCCAATATCGTTGCAATCGAGGATGCACATTCCAGACGTCCTAGATGTGCTTATTTTGGCGAAATGCTTCAAATGGATGCTTCGATCCACTTGTGGTTCGGTGATACGAAAACTCAGCTTCACATCGCTGTCGATGATGCAACTGGTACTATTGTCGGTGCTTACTTTGATGAACAAGAAACTTTAAAAGGATACTACAATGTGTTTCATCAAGTACTTACTGAGTATGGTATTCCCTATTTATTTTTTACCGATAACCGTACAGTTTTTGAATATAAACAAAAAAACGCCCCTTCTATCGAAGAGGACACATACACACAATTCGCTTATGCTTGTAAACAGCTAGGTGTTGAAATCAAGACCAGCAGTATACCACAAGCAAAAGGTCGAGTGGAACGATTGTTCCAAACCTTACAATCTCGCCTACCAGTCGAATTACGCCTGGCAGGCATAAACACACTTAGCGAAGCAAATGCATTCTTAAACTCCTACATAAAAGAATACAATGCCAAGTTTGCTCTAGAGACCAATCTTATCAAATCTGTCTTTGAAAAGCAACCCGTTTTAGAAGAAATAAATCTTGTTCTTTCTGTTCTTACAGAAAGAAAGATAGATAATGGACACTGTTTGAAGTTTAAAAATAAGTATTTTAAGACACTTGATAAGAACGGGCATCAGGTACACTTTTATAAGGGGACAAAGGCAATGGTAATAGAAGCATTTGACGGTAATAAATACTGTTGTATAGATGAGAGTATTTATGCGCTAGAAGCAATTCCGTCACATGAGAAAATATCAAAAAACTTTGATCTTACGCTGTCGCAGAATAAAACAATAAAGCGGAAGATACCAGGGATGCATCATCCTTGGAGAAGGCAAGAATTCTGGCGTTTTGTTAAAATGCAGGAACACCACTGGAATGATGAAGTCCCTGCTTAA
- a CDS encoding TrmH family RNA methyltransferase, with translation MDQLKAYKKGFEYSYSLGAFPTYELIKSRPEKVIAVYTHSSYTDMESITKLCNENDIPMRRDDKLFHKISDKENCFVIGVFEKYESILAKDKSHIVLVNPSNMGNLGTIMRTALGLGIEDIALITPCADIYNPKTVRASMGALFKLRFHHFDNFSDYRHEYHKQDVFTFMLNGENTLEIQNCPKSELFSLVFGNEATGLDDSFLKEGTSICIPQSPEVDSLNITIAVGIGTFLFTHQK, from the coding sequence ATGGATCAGTTAAAAGCATATAAGAAGGGATTTGAATATTCCTATTCTTTAGGAGCATTTCCAACGTACGAACTTATAAAGAGCAGACCGGAAAAGGTTATAGCAGTGTATACACATTCCAGTTATACAGATATGGAGAGTATAACAAAGTTATGTAATGAAAATGATATCCCAATGAGGAGAGATGATAAATTATTTCATAAAATAAGTGACAAAGAGAATTGCTTTGTTATCGGAGTCTTTGAAAAATATGAATCAATCCTTGCGAAAGATAAATCCCATATAGTGCTGGTTAACCCCAGTAATATGGGGAATTTGGGAACAATAATGAGAACTGCGCTGGGACTGGGAATAGAGGATATAGCACTTATTACTCCGTGTGCTGATATATATAATCCTAAGACAGTGCGAGCTTCTATGGGGGCTTTGTTTAAACTTAGATTTCATCACTTTGATAATTTTTCCGATTATCGTCATGAATACCATAAGCAGGATGTATTTACATTTATGCTCAATGGAGAGAATACCTTAGAAATACAAAACTGCCCAAAATCAGAGTTATTTTCACTAGTCTTTGGTAATGAAGCTACGGGGCTTGACGATTCATTTTTAAAAGAAGGTACAAGTATATGTATCCCTCAGTCTCCGGAGGTAGATTCATTAAATATAACGATAGCGGTCGGAATCGGGACCTTCTTATTTACTCATCAAAAGTGA
- a CDS encoding oxaloacetate decarboxylase subunit alpha, protein MIEQKPVKITETILRDAHQSLIATRMTTDQMLPIIEKMDKVGYHAIECWGGATFDASLRFLKEDPWVRLRKLRDGFKNTKLQMLFRGQNILGYRHYADDVVEYFVQKSIANGIDIIRIFDALNDTRNLECAVKAAKKENGHAQIAISYTLGEAYTTEYYINLAKEIETLGADSICIKDMAGLLVPYEAANLVTALKAAVSLPIDLHTHYTSGVAAMTYMKAVEAGCDIIDTAMSPFAMGTSQPATEVMVETFRGTPYDTGFDQQQLAEIADYFRPIRDNALDTGLLNPKVMGVDIQTLLYQVPGGMLSNLVSQLKEQKAEDKYYEVLKEIPRVRKDFGEPPLVTPSSQIVGTQAVLNVIAGERYKLVTKETKAVLSGEYGKTVKEFDPEVQKKVIGDVQPITCRPADLLQPELPKLENEIKQWKEQDEDVLSYALFPQVAMEYFKYREAQKSKMDITLADTETKAYPV, encoded by the coding sequence ATGATAGAACAAAAACCGGTTAAGATTACTGAAACAATATTACGGGATGCACATCAGTCTTTAATTGCAACCAGAATGACTACAGATCAAATGCTTCCTATTATTGAGAAGATGGATAAAGTTGGGTATCATGCCATAGAATGTTGGGGCGGTGCTACTTTTGATGCCTCTCTGCGTTTTCTGAAGGAAGACCCATGGGTTAGGCTTCGGAAACTAAGGGATGGCTTTAAGAATACGAAGCTGCAAATGTTATTCAGAGGGCAAAATATCTTGGGATACCGCCATTATGCAGATGATGTAGTGGAGTATTTTGTACAAAAATCCATAGCAAATGGAATCGATATTATACGTATTTTTGATGCTCTCAATGATACGAGAAATTTAGAATGTGCAGTAAAAGCTGCTAAAAAAGAAAATGGTCATGCTCAAATAGCTATATCCTATACATTAGGTGAAGCGTATACTACAGAGTATTATATAAACCTTGCAAAAGAAATTGAAACGCTTGGAGCTGACTCTATATGTATAAAGGACATGGCAGGCTTACTGGTGCCTTACGAGGCAGCAAATCTTGTGACAGCCTTAAAAGCAGCCGTTAGTTTACCAATTGATTTGCATACTCACTATACCAGCGGCGTAGCTGCTATGACCTACATGAAGGCAGTGGAAGCTGGTTGTGACATTATTGATACAGCAATGTCACCCTTTGCTATGGGCACCAGTCAACCGGCTACAGAGGTTATGGTTGAGACCTTTAGAGGAACTCCGTATGACACCGGATTTGACCAGCAGCAGCTTGCAGAAATTGCAGATTATTTCCGCCCTATAAGAGATAACGCTTTAGATACAGGATTATTAAACCCTAAGGTTATGGGGGTTGATATTCAGACCCTCTTATATCAGGTGCCTGGAGGAATGCTGTCTAATTTGGTATCCCAACTTAAGGAACAAAAAGCTGAGGATAAATATTATGAGGTCTTAAAAGAAATTCCGAGGGTTCGAAAAGATTTTGGGGAACCCCCTTTAGTTACGCCTTCCAGTCAGATAGTTGGTACGCAGGCAGTTTTAAATGTAATTGCGGGTGAGCGTTATAAGCTGGTTACGAAAGAAACCAAAGCGGTTCTTTCGGGAGAATATGGTAAGACGGTAAAAGAATTTGATCCTGAAGTACAAAAGAAAGTGATTGGGGATGTGCAGCCTATAACTTGCCGTCCAGCCGACTTATTACAACCGGAATTGCCTAAGTTGGAAAATGAAATCAAGCAGTGGAAAGAGCAGGATGAGGATGTGTTATCCTATGCATTGTTTCCGCAGGTTGCGATGGAATATTTTAAGTACCGTGAAGCACAAAAATCAAAAATGGATATAACCCTTGCTGATACTGAAACGAAAGCATATCCTGTTTAG
- a CDS encoding sodium ion-translocating decarboxylase subunit beta codes for MDYIHDILTRLAEQTAFTSLTYKNFIMIAIACFFLYLAIRKEYEPLLLVPIAFGMLLVNLFPGIMAHPTTDANGNFVAGGLLYYFYIGDEYGIWPSLIFLGVGAMTDFGPLIANPKSFLLGAAAQFGVFTAYIGAILLGFTDEASAAISIIGGADGPTSIFLASKLAPELMGPIAVAAYSYMALVPIIQPPIMRLLTTEKERRVKMDQLRNVTKLEKVLFPIIVTTVVVLLLPTTAPLVGMLMLGNLFRESGVVKQLTETASNALMYIVVILLGTSVGATTSAEAFLTPNTLKIVLLGLIAFIFGTASGVLLGKLMCKLSGGKINPLIGSAGVSAVPMAARVSQKVGAEADPTNFLLMHAMGPNVAGVIGTAVVAGTFLAIFGVK; via the coding sequence ATGGATTATATACACGATATCTTAACTAGGCTGGCTGAGCAAACAGCCTTTACTAGTCTAACGTATAAGAACTTTATTATGATAGCAATTGCCTGCTTTTTTCTTTATCTTGCAATAAGAAAAGAGTATGAACCACTGCTGCTTGTACCCATTGCATTTGGGATGCTTTTGGTTAACCTGTTTCCAGGGATTATGGCACATCCCACAACAGATGCTAATGGAAACTTTGTTGCGGGTGGATTACTGTATTATTTTTATATAGGTGATGAATATGGTATTTGGCCGTCTTTAATATTTTTGGGTGTTGGTGCTATGACTGATTTTGGTCCCTTAATAGCAAATCCTAAAAGTTTTCTTCTTGGGGCAGCAGCTCAGTTTGGGGTATTTACAGCATATATTGGGGCAATATTACTGGGATTTACTGATGAGGCGTCGGCAGCTATATCTATTATCGGAGGGGCAGATGGTCCGACATCAATTTTTCTGGCATCAAAGTTAGCACCCGAATTAATGGGGCCAATAGCAGTTGCAGCGTATTCTTATATGGCTTTAGTACCTATTATACAACCTCCGATTATGAGGCTGTTAACAACAGAAAAAGAGCGTAGAGTAAAGATGGATCAATTAAGGAACGTTACTAAGCTGGAAAAAGTACTATTTCCAATTATTGTTACGACCGTTGTTGTGTTGTTACTTCCGACAACGGCACCTCTGGTAGGCATGTTGATGTTAGGAAATCTTTTCCGTGAGAGTGGAGTTGTTAAGCAGCTTACCGAAACAGCCTCTAATGCATTGATGTACATTGTGGTAATATTATTGGGAACTTCTGTTGGAGCTACAACTAGTGCAGAAGCGTTTTTAACTCCGAATACCTTAAAAATTGTCTTGCTTGGATTAATTGCATTTATATTCGGGACGGCGTCAGGAGTATTGTTAGGGAAATTAATGTGTAAGTTGTCTGGCGGAAAAATAAATCCACTGATCGGTTCCGCAGGTGTATCGGCAGTTCCAATGGCAGCCCGTGTTTCTCAAAAAGTTGGGGCGGAAGCAGATCCAACTAATTTTCTTTTGATGCATGCAATGGGACCAAATGTAGCAGGTGTTATAGGTACAGCAGTGGTAGCAGGAACGTTTTTGGCAATCTTTGGAGTGAAATAA
- a CDS encoding biotin/lipoyl-containing protein — translation MKNYIITVNGTAYEVSVEEGSKSSTSPAQVYTEPAKAVTSTPKMAPVPTVKAQEPKVEEPKAAPASVQTASAGAIKVNSPMPGKILALKANIGQTVKRGDVILILEAMKMENEIVAPEPGTVASIDVTVGDMVEAGVLLATLK, via the coding sequence ATGAAAAATTATATAATAACTGTTAATGGTACAGCATATGAAGTAAGTGTGGAGGAAGGCAGCAAGAGCAGTACTTCTCCGGCTCAAGTCTATACAGAGCCAGCTAAAGCGGTAACTTCAACGCCTAAGATGGCTCCTGTACCTACTGTTAAGGCACAAGAACCGAAAGTTGAAGAACCAAAGGCCGCCCCTGCTTCAGTGCAAACCGCTTCAGCCGGTGCAATCAAAGTAAATTCTCCTATGCCTGGAAAAATATTAGCATTAAAGGCGAATATTGGACAGACTGTAAAGCGTGGAGACGTTATACTTATATTGGAAGCAATGAAGATGGAAAACGAAATAGTAGCACCAGAACCCGGGACTGTAGCAAGCATAGATGTAACGGTAGGTGATATGGTTGAGGCTGGCGTTTTATTAGCTACCTTGAAATAA
- a CDS encoding OadG family protein: MFYPHLRLTNLLMTAGLKMGLSEKLQMALLNIVLGMGIVFTVLLFMSFLIFIIKFIPRLFRGEAYNKTSDAKETFTETTDVISVKENLTNKTLDVPNEGNLMTDTELVAVITAAIMAYMGDEVLEDGLVVRSIKRANHSRWQRTDS, translated from the coding sequence ATGTTTTATCCACATTTGCGTTTAACGAATCTATTAATGACAGCAGGTCTTAAGATGGGGCTTTCAGAAAAACTTCAGATGGCATTGTTAAATATAGTTCTCGGAATGGGAATCGTATTTACTGTTCTTCTATTTATGTCATTTCTCATTTTCATTATAAAGTTCATTCCAAGGCTATTTCGTGGAGAAGCTTACAACAAAACCTCAGATGCAAAAGAGACTTTTACGGAAACGACAGATGTTATTTCTGTAAAAGAGAATTTAACCAATAAAACTTTGGATGTACCTAATGAAGGAAATCTTATGACTGATACAGAATTAGTTGCTGTAATAACAGCTGCAATTATGGCATATATGGGAGATGAAGTTTTAGAGGACGGTTTGGTGGTAAGGTCGATTAAGCGTGCAAATCATAGCAGATGGCAGAGGACTGATAGTTAA
- a CDS encoding acyl-CoA carboxylase subunit beta gives MNATSILSARERIELLLDENSFVEVGALVTRRNTDFNLKLKDIPSDGVITGYGVIDGNLVYVYSQDKAALNGTIGEMHAKKITHIYDLALKVGAPVIGLIDSAGLRLQEATDALHGFGEIYFKQTMASGVIPQITAVFGNCGGGLAVLTSLSDFAFMTRDARLYVNSPNAIEGNFTAKKDTSASEFQSKKGTVDFVLEDDTAVINSVRELITIIPSNNEDDASYDECTDDLNRLVPEIVSGLGNAAKVLTVISDDNYFMEVKAGYAREMVTGFIRLNGMTIGAVANCTEVSEAGNTITLDGMLTTKGCHKAEKFVQFCDAFHIPVLSLTDVVGFKAEIEEESTIAHASAKLTYAFSNATVPKVNIVIKKAYGSAYLVMNSKHIGADLVFALEGAEIGMMDAKSAARIIAEDHTKDLEEIASEYEKLQSSAEGAARRGYVDAIIEPASLRKHLIYAFEMLFTKREKRPSKKHGTL, from the coding sequence ATGAATGCGACTTCTATATTATCAGCAAGAGAACGTATTGAGCTATTGCTGGATGAGAATAGTTTTGTTGAAGTAGGTGCTCTTGTAACAAGAAGAAACACAGACTTTAATTTAAAACTAAAGGATATACCATCGGATGGTGTAATTACCGGCTATGGGGTTATTGATGGTAATCTGGTGTATGTTTACAGCCAGGATAAGGCAGCACTAAATGGTACGATTGGGGAGATGCATGCTAAGAAAATTACACATATTTATGATTTAGCACTTAAGGTTGGCGCACCGGTCATTGGTTTAATTGATAGTGCCGGATTAAGACTGCAGGAAGCAACGGATGCATTACATGGGTTTGGCGAGATTTATTTTAAACAGACAATGGCGTCCGGTGTAATCCCTCAAATTACAGCAGTATTTGGTAATTGTGGAGGAGGTTTGGCAGTGTTGACTTCCTTAAGTGATTTTGCGTTTATGACAAGAGATGCAAGATTATATGTAAATTCACCTAATGCCATTGAGGGGAATTTTACAGCAAAAAAGGATACTTCTGCTTCAGAATTCCAGAGCAAAAAAGGAACCGTTGATTTTGTGCTTGAAGATGATACAGCAGTAATTAACAGCGTACGGGAACTAATTACTATAATTCCTTCAAACAATGAGGATGATGCTTCTTATGATGAATGTACGGATGATTTAAACAGACTGGTACCAGAGATTGTATCAGGACTTGGCAATGCAGCAAAAGTTTTGACTGTAATATCTGATGATAATTATTTTATGGAAGTAAAGGCAGGTTATGCCAGAGAAATGGTTACCGGGTTTATACGATTAAATGGAATGACAATTGGAGCGGTTGCAAATTGTACGGAGGTTTCTGAAGCTGGAAATACAATAACCTTAGATGGAATGTTAACAACAAAGGGCTGCCATAAAGCAGAAAAATTTGTACAGTTCTGTGATGCTTTTCATATACCTGTATTATCTTTGACCGATGTAGTTGGTTTTAAAGCGGAAATTGAAGAAGAGAGTACCATTGCTCACGCTTCTGCAAAACTGACTTATGCATTTAGCAACGCAACAGTACCTAAAGTGAATATTGTGATTAAAAAGGCCTATGGCAGTGCATACCTTGTGATGAATTCAAAGCATATTGGTGCGGACCTTGTGTTTGCATTAGAGGGAGCAGAGATAGGAATGATGGATGCAAAATCTGCCGCAAGAATTATTGCTGAGGACCATACGAAAGACTTAGAAGAAATTGCTTCCGAATACGAAAAATTACAAAGCAGTGCGGAAGGAGCAGCACGCAGAGGCTATGTAGATGCGATTATAGAGCCAGCTTCTTTAAGAAAGCATTTAATTTATGCATTCGAAATGCTTTTTACCAAAAGAGAGAAACGTCCTTCTAAAAAGCATGGTACATTGTAG
- a CDS encoding regulatory protein RecX, whose product MIITKLERIENGKGKIKVYIEGEYCFILYQKDLNNFRIEENTDITETQYEDIYINTVLRRAKQKALAILKYMDRTEQELITKLKQYGCTETLINDVLEYINKYHYIDDYRYAANYIRFRKNSKSKRQISMELSQKGIAKEDIEQAFADEYDEEDTAIKTAIAKKCRNLDILTYEEKQKIAASLYRKGFKMDLIQKYLKHNL is encoded by the coding sequence ATGATTATTACGAAACTGGAACGAATTGAAAACGGGAAGGGAAAAATCAAGGTATATATTGAAGGTGAATATTGTTTCATACTCTATCAAAAAGATCTTAATAATTTTCGCATAGAGGAAAACACTGACATAACAGAAACTCAATATGAAGATATCTATATTAATACAGTGCTGCGGAGAGCCAAGCAGAAGGCACTTGCCATATTAAAATATATGGACCGGACAGAGCAGGAATTAATTACGAAGTTAAAACAGTACGGTTGCACAGAGACTCTAATTAATGATGTTCTGGAATATATCAATAAATATCACTATATTGATGATTATAGATATGCCGCAAATTATATTCGTTTTAGAAAAAACTCCAAAAGTAAGCGACAAATATCCATGGAACTTAGTCAAAAAGGTATAGCGAAAGAAGATATAGAACAGGCATTTGCAGATGAATATGACGAAGAAGATACTGCCATAAAAACAGCAATAGCCAAAAAATGCAGAAACCTAGATATATTGACTTATGAAGAAAAGCAAAAAATTGCTGCAAGCTTGTATCGGAAGGGATTTAAGATGGATTTAATACAAAAATATTTGAAGCACAATTTATGA